A window from Primulina huaijiensis isolate GDHJ02 chromosome 11, ASM1229523v2, whole genome shotgun sequence encodes these proteins:
- the LOC140989033 gene encoding novel plant SNARE 11-like, translating to MASLSAVSEELAEIEGQISDIFRALSNGFQKLEKIKDSNRQSRQLEELTEKMRECKRLIKEFDRELKDLEYKNAPDTNKMLAEKKQSMIKELNSYVALKKQYASNLENKRVDLFEGPGEGFAEDNVLLTSNMTNQQLMDHGNHMMDETDQAIDRAKKVVHDTVDVGIETAAALKAQTEQMSRIVNELDSIHFSIKKASQLVKEIGRQVATDRCIMGLLFLIVIGVITIIIVKIVNPHNKDIRDIPGLAPPAPTRKLLWNAN from the exons ATGGCTTCGTTATCTGCGGTTAGCGAAGAGCTCGCTGAGATCGAGGGGCAGATTTCGGACATTTTTCGAGCACTTTC GAATGGATTTCAAAAATTGGAGAAGATTAAAGATTCCAATAGGCAGAGTAGGCAGCTGGAAGAGCTCACTGAGAAGATGCGCGAATGTAAGAG GCTTATTAAAGAGTTTGACCGAGAGTTGAAGGATTTGGAGTATAAAAATGCCCCGGACACAAATAAGATGCTGGCAGAGAAAAAACAATCAATG atcaaagagttgaattcATATGTTGCCCTCAAGAAACA GTATGCAAGCAATCTTGAAAACAAGCGTGTAGATCTCTTCGAGGGACCAGGTGAAGGATTTGCAGAAGATAATGTATTGCTCACATCCA ATATGACAAATCAACAGCTCATGGATCATGGAAATCATATGATGGATGAGACTGATCAAGCAATTGATAGAGCAAAAAAG GTTGTCCATGATACGGTTGATGTAGGAATAGAGACGGCTGCAGCTCTCAAAGCTCAG ACTGAACAAATGAGCAGAATCGTCAACGAACTGGACTCCATCCATTTTTCAATCAAGAAGGCCTCACAACTGGTCAAGGAAATCGGTAGGCAG GTTGCAACTGATCGGTGCATCATGGGACTTCTGTTTCTTATTGTAATTGGTGTCATCACTATCATTATAGTAAAG ATTGTCAACCCACATAACAAAGACATTCGAGACATACCAGGCTTAGCTCCTCCTGCTCCTACACGTAAACTACTTTGGAATGCAAACTGA